In the Carboxydothermus hydrogenoformans Z-2901 genome, one interval contains:
- the ilvD gene encoding dihydroxy-acid dehydratase, with the protein MPSHLIKSGISKAPHRSLLKALGITDNELKRPFIGVVHSFSEIVPGHVHLRTVVEAVKAGVRTAGGVPFELPVIGVCDGIAMNHEGMKYSLASRELIADSVEVMVKAHQFDALVFVPNCDKIVPGMLIAAMRLNLPAIFVSGGPMLAGRVRGKSVSLSNVFEGVGAVAAGLMSEEELLEYENYACPGCGSCAGMFTANSMNCLTEAIGMALPGNGTIPAVYAERLRLAKLSGEKVMELLSQNIRPRDIFTRESLLNGLAVDMALGCSTNTVLHLAAVAYEAGVEFDLNLVNEVSERTPNLCRLSPAGPHHMEDLYFAGGIPAVMKELSKKGLIREDLLTVSGKTVGENLKNAVNKNPEVIRPIDNPYSETGGLAILFGTLAPRGAVVKKSAVLPEMLTHTGPARVFDSEEDATTAILTGQIKKGDVVVIRYEGPKGGPGMREMLTPTSALAGMGLDKDVALITDGRFSGATRGAAIGHVSPEGYEGGPIALVREGDLIKIDIPGQRLDLLVSEEELNQRKARLQIPEPKIKEGYLARYQKLVSSANLGAVFLK; encoded by the coding sequence ATGCCAAGTCACCTCATTAAGTCAGGCATTAGCAAAGCACCGCATCGAAGTTTACTTAAGGCTTTGGGAATTACCGATAATGAGCTAAAACGCCCGTTTATCGGCGTTGTTCACAGTTTTTCGGAAATTGTTCCCGGGCACGTTCATTTAAGAACGGTGGTTGAAGCGGTAAAAGCCGGAGTGAGAACTGCCGGCGGGGTTCCCTTTGAGCTCCCGGTAATCGGTGTTTGCGATGGTATAGCCATGAACCACGAGGGAATGAAGTATTCGCTTGCCAGCCGGGAACTTATTGCCGATTCGGTGGAAGTAATGGTTAAAGCTCACCAGTTTGATGCCCTTGTCTTTGTTCCCAACTGCGACAAAATTGTTCCCGGAATGTTAATTGCGGCAATGCGTTTAAATCTTCCGGCTATTTTTGTCAGCGGTGGGCCGATGTTAGCGGGAAGAGTAAGGGGAAAAAGCGTTTCCCTCAGCAATGTTTTTGAAGGGGTAGGGGCTGTTGCTGCCGGCCTTATGAGTGAAGAGGAACTTTTAGAGTATGAAAATTACGCCTGCCCCGGCTGTGGCTCGTGTGCCGGGATGTTTACCGCCAACTCGATGAACTGTTTAACCGAGGCCATAGGGATGGCCCTTCCCGGAAACGGCACTATTCCGGCGGTGTATGCCGAAAGGTTAAGGCTTGCTAAACTTTCCGGGGAAAAGGTAATGGAACTACTTTCCCAAAATATCCGTCCCCGGGATATCTTTACCCGGGAGAGTTTGTTAAATGGTTTGGCGGTAGATATGGCTTTAGGGTGCTCGACCAATACGGTTTTACATTTGGCGGCGGTAGCTTATGAGGCGGGAGTGGAGTTCGATTTAAACCTGGTTAACGAGGTAAGTGAAAGAACGCCAAACCTCTGCCGTTTAAGCCCGGCGGGACCGCACCACATGGAAGACCTGTATTTTGCCGGGGGAATTCCGGCGGTAATGAAGGAGCTTTCAAAGAAAGGTTTGATCAGAGAAGACCTCCTTACCGTTTCGGGAAAAACGGTGGGGGAAAACCTGAAAAATGCTGTCAATAAAAATCCCGAAGTTATCCGACCCATTGATAATCCTTACTCGGAGACGGGGGGCTTAGCAATTTTGTTTGGAACCCTGGCACCCCGGGGAGCGGTGGTGAAAAAATCGGCGGTTTTACCGGAAATGTTAACCCATACCGGTCCGGCCCGGGTTTTTGATAGCGAAGAAGATGCTACCACTGCCATTTTAACCGGGCAAATAAAGAAAGGCGATGTGGTGGTTATCCGCTATGAAGGCCCCAAAGGTGGTCCTGGCATGCGGGAGATGTTAACACCAACTTCGGCCCTTGCCGGGATGGGCTTGGATAAAGATGTGGCATTGATTACCGATGGCCGGTTTTCGGGAGCAACCCGGGGAGCAGCAATCGGGCATGTTTCTCCCGAAGGTTATGAAGGTGGACCGATAGCTTTGGTTCGGGAAGGAGACTTAATAAAAATAGATATTCCGGGGCAAAGATTAGATCTTTTAGTATCAGAAGAAGAACTTAACCAAAGAAAAGCCCGGTTACAAATTCCCGAGCCTAAGATTAAAGAAGGTTACCTTGCTCGTTATCAAAAATTAGTGAGCTCTGCTAATTTAGGTGCGGTGTTTTTAAAGTAG
- a CDS encoding TetR/AcrR family transcriptional regulator yields MNPKIRAILKAAAKVMAQKGFEKATMDEIAKISKVAKGTLYYYFKSKEELFLKLTLSILEELEERTKKVLELKVSAAEKLRALIKVQVEFFLEFHEEVVLVLGDFFGSTLPRESFRVKINDYYRLINQLIAEGIKANEFREVNLEIFVPAFFGMTSFATIRGILREKGFLKEQLINNLTEIVLNGLKK; encoded by the coding sequence ATGAATCCAAAGATTCGGGCGATTTTAAAAGCTGCGGCTAAAGTGATGGCCCAAAAGGGCTTTGAAAAAGCTACCATGGATGAAATTGCTAAAATTAGTAAGGTAGCCAAGGGGACTTTATATTACTATTTCAAAAGTAAAGAGGAACTTTTTTTAAAGCTTACCCTTTCTATTCTTGAAGAATTAGAGGAAAGAACTAAAAAGGTTTTAGAGTTAAAAGTTTCGGCGGCGGAGAAACTTAGAGCTTTAATAAAGGTCCAGGTGGAATTTTTCTTAGAGTTTCACGAGGAGGTAGTATTAGTTTTAGGGGATTTCTTTGGAAGTACCCTTCCCCGGGAAAGTTTTCGGGTAAAGATTAATGATTATTACCGGCTTATAAACCAACTAATAGCGGAAGGGATAAAAGCCAACGAATTTCGGGAAGTTAACCTGGAAATTTTTGTTCCGGCTTTTTTTGGAATGACTTCCTTTGCTACTATTCGCGGTATTTTAAGAGAGAAAGGGTTTTTAAAAGAGCAGCTTATCAATAATTTAACGGAGATAGTTTTAAACGGTTTAAAAAAATAA
- the ilvE gene encoding branched-chain-amino-acid transaminase has product MGLLIYLDGKFVPEEEAKVSVFDHGLLYGDGVFEGIRAYNNRVFKLKEHIDRLYESAKAILLEIPLTKEEMTEVVLETMRKNNLREGYIRLVVTRGKGDLGLDPRKCPKATVFCIGSSITLYPERFYEEGLEVITVPTRRNLNEASSPRIKSLNYLNNILAKIEANLHGVLEAILLNQEGYVAEATGDNVFIVKNGRLITPPSYAGILEGITRNTVMDLARKRGIPVEEKLFTRYDIFNADECFLTGTAAEVIPVVKVDGRTIGEGVPGPMTKTLIKDFREYVTTDGPFIFSE; this is encoded by the coding sequence ATGGGGCTTCTTATTTACCTGGATGGAAAGTTTGTACCGGAGGAGGAAGCGAAAGTTTCGGTATTTGACCACGGTCTTTTATATGGTGATGGGGTATTTGAAGGTATCAGAGCGTACAACAACCGGGTATTTAAGCTAAAAGAACATATCGACCGGCTTTACGAGTCGGCCAAGGCTATTCTTTTAGAAATACCTCTAACCAAGGAAGAAATGACCGAAGTTGTTCTGGAAACCATGCGTAAAAACAACTTACGGGAAGGATATATTCGGTTGGTGGTTACCCGGGGGAAAGGTGACCTGGGCTTAGACCCCAGAAAATGTCCAAAAGCTACGGTTTTTTGCATCGGTTCTTCCATTACCCTTTATCCCGAGCGTTTTTACGAGGAAGGCCTTGAAGTGATTACCGTGCCAACCCGGCGCAACTTAAACGAAGCTTCCAGCCCCCGAATTAAGTCGTTAAATTACTTAAACAACATCCTGGCCAAAATTGAAGCCAATTTACACGGGGTCTTAGAAGCAATTCTTCTAAATCAGGAGGGTTATGTGGCGGAAGCTACCGGGGACAATGTTTTTATCGTTAAAAACGGTCGCTTAATTACACCACCTTCTTATGCCGGAATTTTAGAAGGTATTACCCGTAATACGGTTATGGATTTGGCCAGAAAAAGAGGCATTCCCGTGGAAGAAAAGCTGTTTACCCGCTATGACATCTTTAATGCCGATGAGTGTTTCTTGACCGGTACTGCGGCGGAAGTAATACCGGTAGTAAAAGTTGATGGAAGAACTATCGGTGAAGGTGTACCCGGTCCTATGACCAAGACGTTAATCAAAGATTTCCGGGAATACGTTACTACCGACGGTCCATTTATTTTCAGCGAGTAG